In Carassius carassius chromosome 7, fCarCar2.1, whole genome shotgun sequence, one genomic interval encodes:
- the si:ch211-114l13.9 gene encoding uncharacterized protein si:ch211-114l13.9 produces MATVIYDALSELLEDEFTEFKWHLSNSGTEDNSIARGKLEKKNRHEVVDLIVQQYGSSDAGKVAIRALRKVKQNDLADQLKGKLQEVSKDVSAEGRASSGAAAATDSKTGVTVTINSSSGGTVKAPVLQGGVFHGPMTFN; encoded by the exons ATGGCTACAGTGATTTATGATGCTCTTTCTGAGCTGCTGGAAGACGAGTTCACAGAATTCAAATGGCACCTGTCAAATAGCGGGACAGAAGACAACTCTATTGCTCGTGGAaagctggagaaaaaaaatcggCATGAGGTCGTGGATCTCATAGTGCAGCAGTATGGCAGCTCAGACGCCGGGAAGGTTGCAATCAGAGCGCTGCGCAAAGTTAAGCAAAATGATCTGGCTGATCAGTTGAAGGGAAAACTTCAGGAAG TTTCAAAGGACGTTTCCGCTGAAGGCAGAGCTTCATCCGGTGCAGCGGCTGCAACAGATTCAAAGACAGGAGTTACAGTGACCATAAACTCTAGCAGTGGAGGAACCGTAAAGGCCCCTGTTCTTCAGGGTGGTGTTTTTCATGGTCCAATGACCTTTAACTAA